Genomic window (Nicotiana sylvestris chromosome 7, ASM39365v2, whole genome shotgun sequence):
TACGGaggaaaaaaaggggcgcgacaaccaatacatcatcaataatccccaaaggtctcttcattgtccgatccgccatttgtaacctcatggatgtaggtcttggttgcccaattcccaaagttttgaacaccgaGTAGGGAATCAAGTTGATACTTACCCCGAGATCACATAATGCTTTGGCAAAATCGGTGCTCCCAATAGTGCAAGGGATTGTGAAAATGCCCGGATCTTCCAACTttggagccattgagtgcacaatagcactcacttgatgagtcatctttaTGCTCTCACAATTCATTGATCTTTTCTTAGTTACCATatccttcatgaattttgcatatccTGGCATTTGTTCCAAAGCCTCAACCAACGGCACATTTATTGAAaaactcttcatcatatcaataaactttttgaattggttttcactGTTTttctttgcaagcctttgagggtatggaggaggaggccttggcattggtgccttagcctttggcacCACTGGTTCCGGCGGGTCAATCACGTGCTCCCTAGACGGGTTAACCTCTCCTTGTGTCTCCTCCACACTCTCATctatatcaattctcacttcttcatTAGCTTGAACTACATTGCTTGGGATTTCATCCTCTTGAATcacaacatcttcatccacaatCCTTCTTTGATTTGAGGTAGTTGCATCTCCACCTTTTCCACTTCTAGTAGTCACGACCATTGCATGTCCCGTATTATTTCCACCCTAcgggttcaccaccgtatcactaggtagtgcCCTCTTATAATGAGTGTTCAAAGCTTGTGAGATTTGGCTTAATTGCACCTCCAAATTCTGAATCGAAGTGTTGTGCGAGGCTATTTGAGCATCGGAGTcagcattcttctccatcatctatttaaacatgttttcaattctacccatctcATTAGAAGAAGAGATCGGGCCTTGAGAAGGATAGGGaggtggattgtttggttgttggaaCATCGGGGTCCTTTGAAAACCCGGCCTctagttgttgttattgttccaccctccttgattattgcctccccaattgccttgattgttgttacccaAATTGCCCTGATTACCCTAATTTCCTTGATTAGAATTGCcaccactccaattgccttggtggttttggttgttccaattaccttggttcCCTTGTGACCTACATTATTGTTGTTTTTGTCCTTGAGCATTGTTTCTTTGACCTTGAGaattgttgacatattgaacTTCTTCATCTTGCTCATTGAATGAATCACCTTGATCATAACCACTATCATCTTGCATAAATTGTTCCGGATGGCTTTGCATTTGTTGACCTTGTTGTCGTCTTTTTTTTACCATCATAttcacaccttccattgcatgcaCTTGTTTCGGCCCCTGAACTTGTTGAAGCTGAGACTTGGTCAATTGGTTCATGGTAGTTGTCAACTCGGCaatagcttgcccatggtcatgtagctcCTTGTGCAGGTGAATAATATTAGGGTCACTTTGTCGTACATTGGCTCTattttgccatgccgaagaggtatccgccatctcatcaagaatttcACAAGCTTCGGCATATGGCGTGTTCATGAAGTGCCCCCTTAGCGAGTTGGTTAACCACACATTGATAGTTGTGTTGATCCCCCTGTAGAAGGTCTGTTCGATCatggcctcagtcatatcattgttcgagCACTCTTCAACTATGGTACGATATtgttcccaaatctcatgaaatGGCTCATTGGGTTCTTGCTTGAAAGCAAGAATCTCATACCGAAGCGTCGCCATATGTcccggagagaagaatttggaaatgaacttttctgccaactcatcccaagtgtggATGGAATGGTTGGGCAACCTCTCTAACCAGTCCAATGCTTTTCCccataaagaaaaaggaaatagccTCAACCTCAGCATGTCCTCAGAAACATTTGTTCGTTTTCTCTCTCAACAAGTATCGACGAACCCTTGAGATGCTTGTATGAATTTTGATTCGGAGCCCCGGTGAAGAAACCACGTTGTTCAAATAGACGTTGGTGATTTGGAAGTTGCCCGACCTAATGCAGGGCTGGACTATAACACTTGCATAACCCTTGTTTGGTAATTGTCGGTGGGTTGTcgctcttggtggaggtgggggaGGGACGGGCACATTATCATGAGGCGGGCGGCCTCATCCATTAGCTTGAGGTTCAATAGGGACCTCATCCATTGCATCATCGTCCACGTCCTCCCACAATGGCACATGTCTAATGGGATCATTGTTGAGAGCCATTTTTGTACCTAAAATCAATTCAAACACAAAATTAGTGATTTGGAAGGAAAGAAagacaaaacacacaaaaacctAGATATATAGCGAAATCCATTTAACTCCctagcaacggcgccaaaaattgatcttgcccaaactcacaccacaattaGGTAGTGAGGCAGTCGAAGTAATAATAAACCCAACACGAGTCGGGATCGAATCTACAGGGAGTTAGAATTTGGATTAGGTATATAACTAGAGTAAATGTATGATGTGCCTtagattgcacttccacataTTCATTGgttgtttctatttctactttTAGCTAATGATTGCAACTAATAAACTAGAAGACAATATTTTTAGTTTTGAgtgtttttcaaatgataaaggaatctagggtcgtgacttccacctaggtggctaCCTAATAGGTTGTAAACTATATGGCAAGTTTGATTTATCGGGTtcgtaatatagcaatcacacgcaattgttcactctatacctctcgttAGTTTGAATGATTTTgaccaatttggctttctcaagcccaaatgggtattgcacaaatcaagtgatatatgctcaagtcgggtcttactatctctagatttgaccctttaattgggactatcaatttcttgaattcACCACAATTCCTTGCTAGCCAAGTTTTTCTAAACctggtctctctttctcaagcaaAGACTAGGTCAAATAGGCATAAATCAATATTTGCAatcattaattctacaatttaaGCATAAACAAGGTTAGATATCACcaacccaatcacaaacaagccctaaaattaaatacccattaagtacccacactagggtcgagccacaaccctagctaaagaTTTGGCTaatcatgaaaaatgaagaaatgcaagaagaaattaagatagattgcataataattgattaaacaaagaaaaactAATGTTAAGAAGTCAATCTAGtataaaattactcaaagaaGTAAAAAAACCCGTTCAGGTGCATCTCTGCAAactaaacttaacctaaaaatgacaaaaagttctatttatactaagctgaaaatatctaacaaaaatgcccctacgaaggttgtgcggccgcataattctagTGCAGTCCACACAATgggcttctgcggccgcacaattattGTATGATCCGCAGTCTTGGGAATTTGGGCTTGAAAATTCATGATTCTGCGGTCTACATAAAAGTGGGTGCGGCCGCACTTAGGATTATGCGGCCACACAAAGGTGATGCGGTCCACACTCCTTTACCTTCCAGCTCTCTAAATCTTCAATCATGCGGTCCACATAATAATGGATGCGGCCGCACTTAGTCTCCTGCAGCCGCACAATTTCAGTGCGGTCTGCACTCCCTGAGCTGGCCAAAAACCACTCTCTGAATCTTTATTCTACGACCGCACTAGAATTGTGTTGTCCGCActagaattgtgcggtccgcactactgCTCTTTTGCCCTGTTTTGGTTCTTGTTCACTTTAGACTCCTATATGAGTTGATTTTCACTTCTTTGGCTCATTTCCCAATATTCCTACAAGTAATCACATTTCGTTAGTTTCCttgaatacctttaagcattttttaGCTAAAATGCAAGTAAAAGAAAGCAATTAAGCgatcaaaatccctacttatcacttATCCAGTGTTGTTGCAGTACAGACATCTACCCCGGCACCTCAGATTCCTCCAACAATGGAGGACACATTGAAGAAGATTCTGGAGAACCAAAATACCATCATGGACACTTTGATGGCACATGGAGGAGTGATTGAGGAGCTTGGGATGCAGGTATAGAAATAAGGAAATCCTAGGCATCCAAGAAATCAGTAGACAGATTGAGGAGAGAGGTCACTAAGATAGCAGCAGCTAGAGACCTTCCATTTGATATATTGATGGAGACAAATCCAGTAGCACTAGTAGATCCAACAGCACCATCAGCACCAGTGGCACcggctggccagtctgaggagccagacctGGCTGCCAACACTGCTTAGACGGTGTGACAGATGTTCGCCAACCCAACTACTTCCAGAGCCgaggatgatgagatccagtTAGAGAAGCTTGAGGGCGGTGACGCTTCTATGGACACAGAGATGTCCAAGGCCACATAGGGAGTCCTCTTTACTCTTCCTTTCCTTATTCTTATTTTGTTAAgtattggggacaatgcttatttttattcggaagggtggagtttatttgataTTTGGATGATTTGACACTTGGTTTGTAATAACtgataatattttttttctttttctttttattatgtacatattcttctctctctctctctctctctctctctattgatgtatatattctctattttcttctcTCATTTTGTATATTTATTTATGCTTTCAGTAGCTTGCTTTGtagcttctttattttgttttcttagtaGTCAATGTTTAATTTAATAGCTTCTTGTTTACTTTAATAGCTTCTTTTTAATCTAATAGTTTCTTTTCATGCTTAATtgaacaataagcctttggttttcttaatgtcacggttctttccaaaggtagcttttgtgtgaaccgggtgactattcccaacgatggatggcgtgacaaccttcttaagggattgagtccatttttggtgtttaggtaagaatagtagtaataatgaataaaaagaccTAATTGAGTCAGACTCGAAGTATCAaacatgcttcacttggtaccaacacacttaactacgtgcttatgattaaaacaagttcttggaaagaaatagctctagttagtgactttcTAACTCATATGTTGACTTaagcaatcatcgagtggtttagtC
Coding sequences:
- the LOC138873947 gene encoding uncharacterized protein — translated: MVVTTRSGKGGDATTSNQRRIVDEDVVIQEDEIPSNVVQANEEVRIDIDESVEETQGEVNPSREHVIDPPEPVVPKAKAPMPRPPPPYPQRLAKKNSENQFKKFIDMMKSFSINVPLVEALEQMPGYAKFMKDMVTKKRSMNCESIKMTHQVSAIVHSMAPKLEDPGIFTIPCTIGSTDFAKALCDLGVSINLIPYSVFKTLGIGQPRPTSMRLQMADRTMKRPLGIIDDVLVVAPLFFLRRESPDFDIHGGNNSFLIENWVFEESPPNGLWCVGAPRAINS